DNA from Geobacillus vulcani PSS1:
GTGAAAGACGGTTATGCCTATGTGCAAGCCGGCGCCGGCATTGTCGCCGACTCCGTTCCGGAACTGGAGTGGAAAGAGACGCGTAATAAAGCGAGCGCCTTGATGAATGCGATTGAACAAGCGGAACGACTATTTGCGAAAGGGGAGAGGGTCGTATGTTGAAGCAGCTGCTTTCGAAATGTGCGGAAGGAGAAGCGTTGACGGAGGACGAAGCGTATGCGGCGATGAATGTCATCATGTCCGGCGAGGCGACGGACAGTCAAATCGCCAGTCTGTTGTCCATGCTCCGCCTGCGCGGAGAGACGGTCGATGAGCTCGTCGGATTTGTGCGGGCCATGCGCGACCGGATGACTGCCATTGAGGCTAGTGATGATGTCATCGATACGTGCGGCACGGGCGGCGATGGGGCGGCGACATTCAACGTTTCCACCGCCGCGGCGATCGTCATTTCATCGCTCGGTGTCAAAGTCGCTAAGCACGGCAACCGCGCTGTTTCGTCAAAAAGTGGCAGCGCCGATGTGCTCGAGCGGCTCGGCATCGACATTCCAACGTCGCCGTCGGCGGCCAAACAGGCGTTGGAAACGAAAGGGTTGGCGTTTTTGTTCGCCCCGCTCTATCACGCGGCGATGAAACACGCCGCCGGGCCGCGGAAGGAAATCGGGTTCCGCACCGTTTTCAACTTGATCGGCCCGCTCGCCAATCCGGCGCGTTGCAAGCGGCAAGTCGTCGGCGTCTATTCGACCCGCTACGCTGAGAAATTGGCGGAGGCGATGCGCCGCCTCGGCTCGAAACATGTGTTGTTTGTCACCGGGCGCGATGGGCTTGATGAATGCAGCATTGCGGCAGAAACGGATGTTGTGGAATTGAAAGACGGGGCGATCCGCCGCTTTGTCATCGCTCCAGAAGATGTTGGCTTGCCGCGCGGCAAGCTTGCCGATGTGCAAGTGCGCGATCCGGCAGAGAGCGCCGCGCTTCTTGAGGCGGTGATGGCGGGAACAGCGCCGGAGAGCGCCATCAATATCGTTGTGCTGAATGCCGGCGCCGCTCTGTATGCCGCCGGCAAAGCAGAAACGATTGCCGAAGGAGTGGCGAGAGCGAAAGAGGCACTTTTGTCCAAAACCGCATACGAACAACTGCAACGCCTGCGGGCGAAGGAAGTGGTTCATGATGCTTAGGGAAATTTTAGCAGCCAAACGGGAAGAAGTGGAAACGTTGACGCTGCCGGCGCCATGGCCAGAGCGAAAGCGCCGACCATTGGCAGCGGCGCTCCGCCGGCCGCGGCGGATGCTTGGCTTGATCGCTGAGGTGAAAAAAGCGTCGCCGTCAAAAGGCATCATTCGCCCGGATTTTGACCCGGTGGCCATCGCGAAAGCGTATGAACGCGCCGGTGCCGACGCCATCAGCGTGCTGACGGATGAACGGTATTTCCAAGGGCATCGCCGCTATTTGCAAGCGGTGAAAGAAGCGGTTAATGTTCCCGTGCTCCGCAAAGATTTCATCATCGATCGGCGGCAAGTCGAAGAAAGCGCCCGACTCGGGGCGGATGCGATTTTATTGATCGGCGAGGCGCTCCCACCGGAAACACTTGAGGAGCTCTATCATGAAGCGTACAGCTCGGGGATCGAATGTCTGGTCGAAGTGCATGCGAAAGAGACGCTCGAGCGGATTTTCGATCGGTTTACGCCGGAGATCGTCGGCATCAACAACCGCGACTTGCATACCTTTGTGACAACGCTTGAGGCGACCAAAACGCTCGCTCCGCTCATCCCGCCATCGTGCATCATCGTCAGCGAAAGCGGGATCGGTTCCTACAACGATGTGAAGACGGTTGAATCGTATGGAGCACAGGCCATGCTCGTCGGCGAGTCGCTCATGCGCCAAGACGATGTGGAGCGGGCGGTCTATCGGCTGTTTGGGGAGGAAGATGGGGATGATTCGAATTAAATATTGCGGCAACCGTTCGGCTGAAGACGTGCAGGCTGCTATCGTGAGCGGGGCTGATTACCTCGGTTTTATTTTCGCCGAAAGCAAGCGGAACGTCTCTCCGAGTGAAGTGCAACAGTGGCTTGCGCCCCATGAGCTTGGCGCCAAACAGCTTGTCGGCGTCTTTGTCAACGCTCCCGTTGAACAGATCGCCGCTGTCGCCGCCGAGCTGCCGCTTCATGTCATCCAATGCCACGGCCGGGAAACGCCGGCGGAGCTGGCGGCAGTGAAAGAGACGGTGCCGTTTTCCGTCTGGAAGACAATCCACCATGGCGATAGGGCGCTTGCGGCGATGAGGCAGTACGCTGGCATTGCCGATGGCTACGTTGTCGACAGCCGCGTCGCCGGCGCCTGGGGGGGGACGGGCATCGCCTTTGACTGGACGGCAGTGCCAGGCTATTTGGAAGAGGCGGCCCGCCAAGGCGTGCCATGCTTCATTGCCGGCGGCATCACTCCGGACAATATTGATCGGCTGCTTGTCTATCGACCAGATGGCATCGATATCAGCAGCGGCATTGAAACGGATGGACGCAAAGATCCAGCGAAGATGAAGCAAATCGAAGAAAAAATCAAACATCACGAGTGTTGATGATTCGCTATGTACGGAAAAACATAGAAATGATATGGCTGAACACAAGCTTTTCCGCCCTCTTCTCCCGAACAAGAGCGTTGGCTGGCAAACCGAATTGGCCCGCAAAGCGCTCATTGTTCGAGGAGGGCATGCGGCAGCATGTCCAGGGCAAGCGAACCGCTTGCCGACTACGGCAGAAAAGCTCGGAATAGAGCCTTCTCAACAGACTTTTGATTGGTTAATCAACACGTCTGATCAAACATTATTCTTAAAAACGAAGGGCCAAAAGACGGCGCTGACGCTCGGACGATTGACCAACCGCAGGACTTTGAAGAAATGCGCCTCTTCGTTTTTCAACTTTTATGAAGGAGAAGGTGGGGTTAGATGATCGAACACGTTCCGAATGAATACGGCCGGTTTGGCGATTTCGGCGGCAAGTTTGTCCCTGAGACGCTCATGCTTCCGCTTGAAGAAATCGAAGCGGAGCTTGACAAAGCGCTTGCCGATGAATCGTTCAAACAAGAATACATTCGCATTTTGCAGCATTACTCCGGCCGTCCGACTCCGCTCACATTCGCGTCGAATTTGACACAACGGCTTGGGGGCGCGAAAATTTATTTAAAGCGCGAAGATTTAAACCATACGGGCGCCCATAAAATCAACAACGCGATCGGCCAGGCGCTTTTGGCAAAACGGATGGGCAAGAAAAAGCTGATCGCGGAAACCGGCGCCGGCCAGCACGGCGTCGCCGCGGCGACGGTAGCCGCTCATTTCGGCATGGACTGCATCGTCTTTATGGGCGAAGAAGACATGAAGCGCCAGGAGCTGAACGTATTTCGCATGAAGCTGTTGGGCGCCGAAGTCGTGCCGGTTTCAAGCGGCAATCGAACATTGAAAGATGCGACGAACGAAGCGATTCGCTATTGGGTCGCCCACTGCGACGACCATTTTTACATGATCGGCTCGGTCGTCGGTCCGCATCCGTATCCGAAAATGGTGCGCGAGTTTCAGCGTGTGATTGGCGATGAAGCGAAAGAACAGTTTCTCGCCCGTGAAGGGAAGCTGCCGGATGTCATCGTCGCCTGTGTCGGCGGCGGCAGCAACGCCATCGGCATGTTTTACCCGTTTTTGCAAGATGACGTCCGTCTTGTCGGCGTCGAAGCGGCCGGCAAAGGGATCGACACTCCGCACCATGCGGCGACCATCACCAAAGGGACGAAAGGAGTCATCCACGGGGCGATGACCTACCTATTGCAAGACGAGTACGGGCAAATTCTCGAGCCGTATTCGATTTCTGCCGGCTTGGATTACCCCGGCGTCGGGCCGGAACATGCGTATTTGGCGAGCATTGGCCGCGTCTGCTACGAAAGCGCGACCGATGAAGAAGCGATCGCCGCGTTCCAATTGTTGGCGCAAACAGAGGGCATCATTCCAGCCATCGAATCGGCCCATGCAGTGGCAAAAGCGGTTGAACTCGCCCGCCGGATGCCCACGGATGAAACGGTGCTGATTTGCCTGTCCGGCCGCGGCGATAAAGATGTGCAAACGATGATGCGCTATCTTGGCGCGAAGGAAGGTGAAGACATTGCCGCTGTCCGTTAATCCGCCGCTATTTATCCCGTTTATCGTCGCCGGTGACCCGACCCCCGCTGTGACGATCGATCTCGCCTTGGCGCTTGAGGAAGCCGGTGCTGACATATTGGAGCTTGGCGTGCCGTACTCGGACCCGCTCGCTGATGGACCGACGATTCAACGCGCCGCCGCAAGGGCGCTTGACGGGGGCATGACGCTGCCGAAAGCCATTCAGCTTATTGGCGAGATGCGAAAAAAAGGGGTAAACATTCCGATTATTCTCTTTACGTATTACAATCCTGTGTTACAATTAGGAGAAGAATCCTTTTTTGCTTTAGCGCAGGAAAATGGCGCCGACGGCGTGCTCATCCCGGATTTGCCGTTTGAGGAAAGCGGTCCGCTCCGCGAACTTAGTGAACGGTTTGACATCCCGCTCATTTCGCTTGTCGCACCGACGTCGAAGCAACGGATCGAACGGATCGCTTCGGCGGCGCAAGGATTTTTGTACTGCGTCTCCTCGCTTGGCGTCACCGGCGTGCGCGAGACGCTGCCGGAGACGCTCGGCGACTTCCTCCGTGAAGTGAAGCGGCATAGCCGCGTCCCGGTCGCCGTTGGCTTTGGCGTTTCGGCGCCGGAGCAAGTCGCGATGTTAAAAGAGGTGTGCGACGGCGTTGTCGTCGGCAGCGCGCTTGTGCAAAAAGTCGAGCAGCTGGCTCCGAGGCTGCAGGCGCTGGATGAAAGGGGAGCAGCCGTCGCCGAGTTTGCTGCCTATGCCCGTTCGCTTGCCGCGCCGCTTCGGGAGCCGTGTTCTTCGCGCTAAAAGTTCCGAAATTGGAGGAGTTGGCGACAATCATGCAAGTAAAGGAATCGCTCCGGGGGCTTTCTCCGTACCAGCCGGGAAAATCGATCGAAGAAGTCAAGCGGGAATATGGCTTGTCTGAGATTATCAAACTTGCTTCTAACGAGAATCCGTACGGTTCGTCGCCAGCGGCAAAAGTAGCCATCGCCGCTGAGCTTGACCGTCTCGCCGTCTATCCGGACGGTTACGCCCGCACGTTGCGCGAAAAAGTGGCGAAGCATCTTGGTGTCAAGGAAACACAGCTTCTGTTTGGCAACGGTTCGGATGAGGTGGTGCAAATTTTTTGCCGCGCCTTTTTAGAGCCGGGGACAAACACGGTCATGGCGGCGCCGACGTTCCCGCAATACCGGCACAACGCCGTCATCGAGCGGGCTGAGGTGCGCGAAGTGCCGCTCGTTGACGGACGGCACGACTTAGAGGCGATGCTTGCGGCCATCGATGAAAACACGCGCATCGTTTGGATTTGCAACCCGAACAACCCGACGGGCACGTATGTGAATGACACCGAGCTGCGCTTCTTTTTGGATCGCGTGCCGCCGCACGTGCTCGTGGTCGTGGATGAAGCGTACTACGAATATGCGACGGCGCCCGACTACCCGCAAACGGTGCCGCTGTTAAACGAGTACGAGCAGCTTGTCGTCATGCGCACGTTCTCGAAAGCATACGGGCTCGCTGCGCTCCGCGTCGGCTACGGCGTGGCGAGCGAGACGCTCATCCGCGCCGTCGAGCCAGCGCGCGAGCCGTTTAACACGTCGACCATCGCCCAAGCGGCCGCGGCGGCCGCCCTTGACGATCAAGCGTTCATCCGCGCCTGCGTCGAACGAAATCGTGCTGAGCTTGAACGGTATTATCGCTTTTGCGAGGAGAACGGTCTGAAGTATTACCCGTCGCAAACAAACTTTTTGTTCATTGATTTCGGGTTGGATGGCGACGAAGTGTTCCGATATTTGCTTGAGCGAGGCGTCATTGTCCGCTCCGGTCAAGCGCTTGGGCTGCCGACCGGCGTGCGCGTGACTGTTGGCACGAAAGAGCAAAACGACCGGGTGTTGGAACTCGTTTTGCAACTGCTTCGGGAAAAACAGCTCGCTTGACCGTTCAGCGGCGGGATAAATAGAAAAGATCAGCCCGCTGCTTTTCGCAAGCAGCGGGCGCATCGTTGCATAAAGTAGGTGGGACGATTGGAAGGAAACGTGTTCATTGTCGGCCTCGGCTTGATCGGCGGATCGATTGCACTGGCGATTAAAAAAGCGCATCCGGAGGCGGTGATCATCGGCTACGATGTCAATGAGCGGCAGCTCGGTCTGGCCCGTTCGCTCAAAGTCATCGATGAAGCCGCACGCTCATTGGCAGAAGCGTACGAACGGGCGGATTTGATCGTTTTGGCCGCCCCGGTCATGCAGACGGAGGCGCTGCTTTCATCCATGCCGCTTGAGCGGCTGAAGCCGGGCGTCATTGTGACGGATGTGGGCAGCACAAAGCGGCGCATCGTCGAACGGGCGCGCCGCCTGCTTGAGTGCGGCGTGGCTTTCATCGGCGGCCATCCGATGGCCGGGTCGCATAAAAGCGGGGTGGCGGCGGCTAGAGCTCACCTGTTTGAAAACGCCTTTTACATTTTGACGCCGACGGACGATGTGCCGTCGCAGCAAGTCGAAGCGTTGAAACAGTGGCTTGCGGGAACGAAAGCACAGTTTGTCATCTTGACGCCCGAGGAACATGACCGCATCACCGGGGTCATCAGCCATTTTCCGCATCTGATTGCAGCGAGCCTCGTCCACCAGGCGCGCGAGTACGAGTGCGAAAATGCGCTTGTCAGCCGGCTGGCGGCCGGGGGCTTCCGCGACATCACCCGCATTGCGTCGAGCAATCCGGAAATGTGGCGCGATATCTTGATCCATAATAAGCGGGAGATGCTGGCTTTGTTTGACCGATGGATGGCGGAGATGGAAAAGCTTCGCTCCTTTGTCGAAGAGGAAAACAGCCCGGCCATTTACCATTACTTTCTGGAAGCCAAGCAGTTTCGCGACGGACTGCCGACACGGACAAAGGGGGCGATTCCGTCGTTTTACGATTTGTATGTCGACGTGCCGGATTATCCGGGCGTCATCTCCGAAGTGACCGGCTATTTGGCCGAGGAAAACATCAGCATCACGAACATCCGCATCATTGAAACGCGCGAAGAAATTTACGGCGTGCTCCGCCTCAGCTTCCAAAGCGAAGACGATCGGGCGCGGGCGAAAGCGTGCCTTGCGAAACATACGAGCTACGCCATCTATGAAGGATAGCAATCAAAATGGTGGAGGGGTTCCATGCAGCTGCCAACGAACGTATCATCACTCCGGGGAACGATTGAGGTGCCCGGCGACAAATCCATTTCCCATCGCGCTGTCATGCTTGGGGCGCTTGCTTCTGGACGAACGGTGATTGACCATTTTTTGCCTGGGGCGGATTGTTTAAGCACCATTGATTGTTTTCGTAAACTTGGCGTCGACATTCGCCGAGACGGAACGACCGTTGTTGTCGAAGGAACCGGCCCTGATGGATTGCGTGAGCCCGCCGCTGTGCTTGATGTCGGCAACTCTGGGACGACCGCGCGCCTGTTGCTTGGCATTTTGGCCGGCCAGCCGTTTCACGCCTGCTTGGTCGGCGACGAATCGATCGCCAAGCGGCCGATGGGGCGAGTGACGGAGCCGCTTCGCCAAATGGGGGCACGCATTGACGGACGTGAAGGAGGGCATTATACGCCGCTTTCGATTCGCGGCGGCGCGCTTCGCCCGCTCCGTTACACTTCGCCGGTGGCGAGCGCACAAGTCAAATCAGCCGTTTTGCTTGCAGGCTTGTTCGCCGACGGCGTAACGTCGGTCACCGAGCCGCACCGCTCGCGCGACCATACGGAGCGGATGATTCGATTGTTCGGCGGCGAGGTGGGTGTCGACGGTTTGACGGTTTCGGTCGCTGGGCCGCAGCGCTTGCGCGGGACGCACGTTTACGTTCCCGGCGATATTTCGTCAGCCGCCTTTTTCCTTGTCGCCGGCGCCATTGCGCCAAACAGCGAAATTGTGCTGAAAAACGTGGGCTTAAATCCAACGCGGACCGGCATCATCGATGTGCTTGCACAAATGGGGGCGGATATTGCGATTGACAACGTCCGCCACGAGGAAACCGAGCCGGTCGGTGACATTACGGTCCGCACGTCGACGCTTCGAGCAGTCGAAATCGGAGGGGATCTGATTCCAAGATTGATCGACGAGATTCCGATCATTGCCTTGCTCGCGACGCAGGCGGAAGGAACGACCGTCATCAAAGACGCGAGCGAATTGAAGGTGAAAGAGACGAATCGGATCAATACGGTCGTCACCGAGTTGAAAAAATTCGGCGCCGACATCGAAGCAACCGACGATGGTATGATCATCCGCGGCAAAACGCCGCTTTATGCCGACGGGATTGTTGTCGACAGTCATGGCGACCACCGCATCGGCATGATGCTCGCCGTTGCTGCCTGCATCGCCAAAGGGACGGTCCGTCTCGAGCGTTCGGAAGCGGTCGCCGTTTCCTATCCGACGTTTTTTGCTGATCTCCGTTCGCTGCTGTAAGGCCTCCCGCCCCAAGAGGGCGGGCGGTCATATTTTGTGTTGTTCGTTCATATATTGTCAGTGAGAGGAAGGGCTCCGCATTTTTGAAAGCGGATACATTTCCTGTTTCTGAATGAAGAAACAACGCACCTTCCAGACGGCGAGCGGTTTGGTTGCGGAAACGGCCATGATCGATTATCATCATTCATGTTCCCATTGTAACAGTACATAACGATTTGAATGGCAAAGGCGGATGGCCGCCTGCCGCAAGAGAGGGCTGACGAAACGATGACACGCGTCGAACAAATCATTCGCTTAGTGGAAAACGGAAACGTCGACCAAGCATTGACGCTCGTGCCGAAAGTGAAAAAATATGGAAGTGATGAAGAAAAATACGCGCTCGCTGACTGTTTGTACGGATGGGGAATGCCGGAAGAGGCAAAGGAGCTGCTTGAGGAGCTGGCTGCCCGCTATCCGGATGACAGCGACATTCGCTTGTTTTTGGCGGAAGTGTATACGGAGCTTGAAGCCGAAGAGGAAGCGCTCGCCATTTTGTCGGAGATCGACGAAGACGATCCGCAGTTTGTCCGCGCGTGCCTTCTTGCCGCCGATTTGTACGAAATGCAAGGACTGGCGGAAGTGAGCGAGCGGAAGCTGCGTCAAGCGTACGAGAAAGCCCCAGATGAGCCGATCGTGCAGTTTGCGTTGGCTGAGCTGTATTTTTCGCACGGTGAATACACAAAAAGCGTGCCGCTTTATGAACAGGTGCGGAAGACGAACAAGGAGATGGCTGGCGTCTTAATTACCGAGAGGATCGCTGAGGCGCTCAGCCGTTCCGGGGAATTCGAGGCGGCGCTTCCGTATTATGAGGAGGCGCTTAATGAAAAAATGGACAGCCGGACGCTGTTCGCCTACGGATTCACTGCGTTGCAGGCCGGCTATACACAAACGGCCATCGATAAGCTCAGCGCTTTAAAAGAGCTCGATCCGGATTACACTTCGCTTTACCTTTATTTGGCGAAAGCGTATGAACAAGAAGGGCGGCTCGTGCAAAGCTATGAGACGGCGCTTGAGGGCATCGGCGTCGACGAATGGAACAAAGAGCTCCGCCTTTACGCCGGCAAACTGGCGCTCAAGCTGAACAAGCCGGAGGAGGCAGAGGAACACTTGAAAAAGGCGCTTGAGATCGATGGCGGATACATCGAGGCGCTCACGGTTTTATCGGCGCTTTGGCTAAACGAACAGCGCTATGAGGATGTCGTCGCGCTTCTTGAGCAGGCGATGGCCGATGGCGAGTACGATCCGCAGTTCGAATGGGACCTTGGGCGCGCCAAACATCGGCTTGAGATGTACGACGATGCATTAAATCATTACGGCGAGGCATATAATTTCTTTAAGCACAATGTTGAGTTCCTCGAAGAGTACGGATATTTTCTCATCGAGGAAGGAAATCGGGCGGCGGCGAAAGAAATATTTCAACAGATCGTCCGTCTCGACCCAACCCATACGGAGGCGGCGGAGATGCTGCTTGAGCTCGAAGAGTAGGGGAGAAGCGGTGGCCCAACCTCTTTCTTGGAAACCGATCGAGGGGGAAGCGCACAATGACGCACGTATCCGTCAATGAGAAAAAAGAGTTTATCCGTTGGTTTTTAAGCCATTACCAGTTAAAACGGCGCGAGTGTGTCTGGATTTTAAACTATTTGATGAGCCATGATCAGCTCATGCAAAAGGTGCATTTTGTCGAGAATGCCCAATATTGCCCGCGCGGCATCATTATGTCGACCCATTGCGTCGACGATGTGCCGTTCCGCTTTTACAAAGGCAATGTGATGACGACCGATGCAGAGAAATCGTTCCACGACATCCGTTTAAACCGCGACGAAGATATTTACATTCAACTGAATTTCCGCGCTTCTTTTCATTCGCCGCAATATGTCGCTGTGCTTGAGGAAAACCCGTATGCGCCGAAGCAGGCGCAAGTGAGCGAAAACGACCAGCGCCTTGCCGAGCAGTTTTTGGAACGCTCCATTTATGAATTCCGGCGCGGGCGGCTCATGAAGCTGATCGATGAGGCGCTTGACCGACATGATGAAGAGGCGTTCCGCCGCCTGACCGATGAATTAAACAAATTGTAAAAACCTTGCCGCCGGCAAGGTTTTTCTTTTGCCGAAAAATATGGTATGGTGATGAAGGGAAGAAACTTTAAGGCAAAGGAGAGTGCGAATGAAGTGGACAGGCGAGGACGTCGCCCTCTATGAACAAGAGCGCGACTACATCGACACGGCGCTTCTTCCGCTTCTGCCGGTGG
Protein-coding regions in this window:
- the trpD gene encoding anthranilate phosphoribosyltransferase; its protein translation is MLKQLLSKCAEGEALTEDEAYAAMNVIMSGEATDSQIASLLSMLRLRGETVDELVGFVRAMRDRMTAIEASDDVIDTCGTGGDGAATFNVSTAAAIVISSLGVKVAKHGNRAVSSKSGSADVLERLGIDIPTSPSAAKQALETKGLAFLFAPLYHAAMKHAAGPRKEIGFRTVFNLIGPLANPARCKRQVVGVYSTRYAEKLAEAMRRLGSKHVLFVTGRDGLDECSIAAETDVVELKDGAIRRFVIAPEDVGLPRGKLADVQVRDPAESAALLEAVMAGTAPESAINIVVLNAGAALYAAGKAETIAEGVARAKEALLSKTAYEQLQRLRAKEVVHDA
- the trpC gene encoding indole-3-glycerol phosphate synthase TrpC, which gives rise to MLREILAAKREEVETLTLPAPWPERKRRPLAAALRRPRRMLGLIAEVKKASPSKGIIRPDFDPVAIAKAYERAGADAISVLTDERYFQGHRRYLQAVKEAVNVPVLRKDFIIDRRQVEESARLGADAILLIGEALPPETLEELYHEAYSSGIECLVEVHAKETLERIFDRFTPEIVGINNRDLHTFVTTLEATKTLAPLIPPSCIIVSESGIGSYNDVKTVESYGAQAMLVGESLMRQDDVERAVYRLFGEEDGDDSN
- a CDS encoding phosphoribosylanthranilate isomerase, with the protein product MIRIKYCGNRSAEDVQAAIVSGADYLGFIFAESKRNVSPSEVQQWLAPHELGAKQLVGVFVNAPVEQIAAVAAELPLHVIQCHGRETPAELAAVKETVPFSVWKTIHHGDRALAAMRQYAGIADGYVVDSRVAGAWGGTGIAFDWTAVPGYLEEAARQGVPCFIAGGITPDNIDRLLVYRPDGIDISSGIETDGRKDPAKMKQIEEKIKHHEC
- the trpB gene encoding tryptophan synthase subunit beta; its protein translation is MIEHVPNEYGRFGDFGGKFVPETLMLPLEEIEAELDKALADESFKQEYIRILQHYSGRPTPLTFASNLTQRLGGAKIYLKREDLNHTGAHKINNAIGQALLAKRMGKKKLIAETGAGQHGVAAATVAAHFGMDCIVFMGEEDMKRQELNVFRMKLLGAEVVPVSSGNRTLKDATNEAIRYWVAHCDDHFYMIGSVVGPHPYPKMVREFQRVIGDEAKEQFLAREGKLPDVIVACVGGGSNAIGMFYPFLQDDVRLVGVEAAGKGIDTPHHAATITKGTKGVIHGAMTYLLQDEYGQILEPYSISAGLDYPGVGPEHAYLASIGRVCYESATDEEAIAAFQLLAQTEGIIPAIESAHAVAKAVELARRMPTDETVLICLSGRGDKDVQTMMRYLGAKEGEDIAAVR
- the trpA gene encoding tryptophan synthase subunit alpha; this translates as MPLSVNPPLFIPFIVAGDPTPAVTIDLALALEEAGADILELGVPYSDPLADGPTIQRAAARALDGGMTLPKAIQLIGEMRKKGVNIPIILFTYYNPVLQLGEESFFALAQENGADGVLIPDLPFEESGPLRELSERFDIPLISLVAPTSKQRIERIASAAQGFLYCVSSLGVTGVRETLPETLGDFLREVKRHSRVPVAVGFGVSAPEQVAMLKEVCDGVVVGSALVQKVEQLAPRLQALDERGAAVAEFAAYARSLAAPLREPCSSR
- the hisC gene encoding histidinol-phosphate transaminase, whose translation is MQVKESLRGLSPYQPGKSIEEVKREYGLSEIIKLASNENPYGSSPAAKVAIAAELDRLAVYPDGYARTLREKVAKHLGVKETQLLFGNGSDEVVQIFCRAFLEPGTNTVMAAPTFPQYRHNAVIERAEVREVPLVDGRHDLEAMLAAIDENTRIVWICNPNNPTGTYVNDTELRFFLDRVPPHVLVVVDEAYYEYATAPDYPQTVPLLNEYEQLVVMRTFSKAYGLAALRVGYGVASETLIRAVEPAREPFNTSTIAQAAAAAALDDQAFIRACVERNRAELERYYRFCEENGLKYYPSQTNFLFIDFGLDGDEVFRYLLERGVIVRSGQALGLPTGVRVTVGTKEQNDRVLELVLQLLREKQLA
- a CDS encoding prephenate dehydrogenase, which gives rise to MEGNVFIVGLGLIGGSIALAIKKAHPEAVIIGYDVNERQLGLARSLKVIDEAARSLAEAYERADLIVLAAPVMQTEALLSSMPLERLKPGVIVTDVGSTKRRIVERARRLLECGVAFIGGHPMAGSHKSGVAAARAHLFENAFYILTPTDDVPSQQVEALKQWLAGTKAQFVILTPEEHDRITGVISHFPHLIAASLVHQAREYECENALVSRLAAGGFRDITRIASSNPEMWRDILIHNKREMLALFDRWMAEMEKLRSFVEEENSPAIYHYFLEAKQFRDGLPTRTKGAIPSFYDLYVDVPDYPGVISEVTGYLAEENISITNIRIIETREEIYGVLRLSFQSEDDRARAKACLAKHTSYAIYEG
- the aroA gene encoding 3-phosphoshikimate 1-carboxyvinyltransferase, which codes for MQLPTNVSSLRGTIEVPGDKSISHRAVMLGALASGRTVIDHFLPGADCLSTIDCFRKLGVDIRRDGTTVVVEGTGPDGLREPAAVLDVGNSGTTARLLLGILAGQPFHACLVGDESIAKRPMGRVTEPLRQMGARIDGREGGHYTPLSIRGGALRPLRYTSPVASAQVKSAVLLAGLFADGVTSVTEPHRSRDHTERMIRLFGGEVGVDGLTVSVAGPQRLRGTHVYVPGDISSAAFFLVAGAIAPNSEIVLKNVGLNPTRTGIIDVLAQMGADIAIDNVRHEETEPVGDITVRTSTLRAVEIGGDLIPRLIDEIPIIALLATQAEGTTVIKDASELKVKETNRINTVVTELKKFGADIEATDDGMIIRGKTPLYADGIVVDSHGDHRIGMMLAVAACIAKGTVRLERSEAVAVSYPTFFADLRSLL
- a CDS encoding tetratricopeptide repeat protein produces the protein MTRVEQIIRLVENGNVDQALTLVPKVKKYGSDEEKYALADCLYGWGMPEEAKELLEELAARYPDDSDIRLFLAEVYTELEAEEEALAILSEIDEDDPQFVRACLLAADLYEMQGLAEVSERKLRQAYEKAPDEPIVQFALAELYFSHGEYTKSVPLYEQVRKTNKEMAGVLITERIAEALSRSGEFEAALPYYEEALNEKMDSRTLFAYGFTALQAGYTQTAIDKLSALKELDPDYTSLYLYLAKAYEQEGRLVQSYETALEGIGVDEWNKELRLYAGKLALKLNKPEEAEEHLKKALEIDGGYIEALTVLSALWLNEQRYEDVVALLEQAMADGEYDPQFEWDLGRAKHRLEMYDDALNHYGEAYNFFKHNVEFLEEYGYFLIEEGNRAAAKEIFQQIVRLDPTHTEAAEMLLELEE
- a CDS encoding ReoY family proteolytic degradation factor; the protein is MTHVSVNEKKEFIRWFLSHYQLKRRECVWILNYLMSHDQLMQKVHFVENAQYCPRGIIMSTHCVDDVPFRFYKGNVMTTDAEKSFHDIRLNRDEDIYIQLNFRASFHSPQYVAVLEENPYAPKQAQVSENDQRLAEQFLERSIYEFRRGRLMKLIDEALDRHDEEAFRRLTDELNKL